Proteins encoded by one window of Nocardioides euryhalodurans:
- a CDS encoding ankyrin repeat domain-containing protein, translating into MTDQGPAPDDLARIVSFAMDCARDGQTELLGQYVDGGYPVDHPDAAGNTLLMLAAYHGHAGTVRMLLERGADPDRLNDRGQSPVAGALFKGEDEVVRALVAAGADLDRGSPSGREAAAMFGTGHLLGDTPDTSGFS; encoded by the coding sequence ATGACCGACCAGGGGCCGGCGCCCGACGACCTCGCGAGGATCGTGTCCTTCGCCATGGACTGCGCGCGCGACGGGCAGACCGAGCTGCTGGGCCAGTACGTCGACGGCGGCTACCCGGTCGACCACCCCGACGCCGCGGGCAACACGTTGCTGATGCTGGCCGCGTACCACGGGCACGCCGGCACGGTCCGGATGCTGCTGGAGCGCGGCGCCGATCCCGACCGCCTCAACGACCGCGGTCAGTCCCCCGTCGCCGGCGCGCTCTTCAAGGGCGAGGACGAGGTGGTCCGCGCCCTGGTCGCTGCCGGCGCCGACCTGGACCGGGGGAGCCCGTCCGGCCGTGAGGCGGCCGCGATGTTCGGCACCGGCCACCTGCTGGGGGACACGCCCGACACCTCAGGGTTTTCTTGA
- a CDS encoding RidA family protein codes for MTRQQARSGSPHEDSTGFSRGVRAGSTVAIAGTAPVWPDGTVDPDPAVQARRCWEIVLGALAELGGAPEHAIRTRQYVTDAAYADAVSAVHREVFGEIRPASTMVVVAGLLDPRWKVEMELDAILPEDAG; via the coding sequence ATGACACGACAGCAGGCGCGCTCGGGCTCGCCCCACGAGGACTCCACCGGCTTCAGCCGGGGCGTGCGCGCGGGCAGCACCGTCGCCATCGCCGGGACCGCTCCGGTGTGGCCCGACGGCACGGTCGACCCCGACCCGGCCGTGCAGGCACGGCGTTGCTGGGAGATCGTGCTCGGCGCGTTGGCCGAGCTCGGCGGCGCCCCCGAGCACGCCATCCGGACGCGGCAGTACGTCACCGACGCGGCGTACGCCGACGCCGTGTCGGCCGTCCACCGCGAGGTCTTCGGCGAGATCAGGCCGGCGAGCACCATGGTGGTGGTCGCCGGCCTGCTCGATCCCCGGTGGAAGGTCGAGATGGAGCTCGACGCGATCCTCCCGGAGGATGCCGGCTAG
- a CDS encoding ABC transporter ATP-binding protein: MALIDVHGLERTFAVRRKEGGRRRRPTTVRAVHDLSFSIAEGEMVGYLGPNGAGKSTTIKMLTGILHPTSGDLEVAGLAPQRQRTELARQIGVVFGQRTTLWWDLPLRDSFDLLRRIYRTDPARHRANLDRYVELLELGDLLDTPVRQLSLGQRMRGDITAALLHDPRLLFLDEPTIGLDVVSKGRVREFLRVLNAERGTTLILTTHDLADVEALCDRVIVIDHGTSVYDGSLTGLHRHGGSTRTLVVDLVDEAPPIEVAGATTRDVSGPRQWLTFPADTSAAPVVAAVAATYDVADLSIQEPAIEDVIRELYSHGSPGRA, encoded by the coding sequence ATGGCACTGATCGACGTCCACGGGCTCGAGCGCACCTTCGCCGTACGCCGCAAGGAGGGCGGTCGGCGGCGGCGCCCCACCACCGTGCGGGCCGTCCACGACCTCAGCTTCTCGATCGCCGAGGGCGAGATGGTCGGCTACCTCGGCCCCAACGGCGCGGGCAAGTCCACCACCATCAAGATGCTGACCGGGATCCTGCACCCGACCAGCGGGGACCTCGAGGTGGCGGGGCTGGCGCCGCAGCGGCAGCGCACCGAGCTGGCCCGTCAGATCGGCGTTGTCTTCGGCCAGCGCACCACCCTGTGGTGGGACCTGCCGCTGCGCGACTCCTTCGACCTGCTGCGACGGATCTATCGCACGGATCCCGCTCGGCACCGTGCCAACCTCGACCGGTACGTCGAGCTGCTCGAGCTCGGCGACCTGCTGGACACGCCGGTGCGGCAGCTCAGCCTGGGCCAGCGGATGCGCGGGGACATCACGGCCGCGCTCCTCCACGACCCGCGCCTGCTCTTCCTCGACGAGCCGACGATCGGGCTCGACGTCGTGAGCAAGGGCCGGGTCCGCGAGTTCCTCCGCGTGCTCAACGCCGAGCGCGGCACCACGCTGATCCTCACCACCCACGACCTCGCCGACGTCGAGGCGCTCTGCGACCGGGTGATCGTGATCGACCACGGCACCTCGGTCTACGACGGCTCGCTCACGGGCCTGCACCGGCACGGCGGCTCGACCCGCACCCTGGTCGTCGACCTCGTCGACGAGGCACCACCGATCGAGGTCGCGGGAGCGACGACCCGCGACGTCTCGGGGCCGCGGCAGTGGCTCACCTTCCCGGCCGACACGAGCGCCGCACCGGTCGTCGCGGCCGTCGCGGCGACGTACGACGTCGCGGACCTCTCGATCCAGGAGCCGGCGATCGAGGACGTGATCCGCGAGCTCTACTCGCACGGCAGCCCGGGCAGGGCGTAG
- a CDS encoding ABC transporter permease has translation MAELSRTVREAPELYGRIAWMWVRSSLAYPLSFWLMTLGSALITFLDFVALWLMFSTVDALGGFELWEIALLYGASGIGIGVADLLIGSVEQIGDHVRTGTLDTMLTRPVPVLVQVCADRFALRRLGRITQAVAVFAWGAWSVDWSADKVVVAMGMVLGACAIFFSLFVTMSCVQFWTHDASEFANAFTYGGNTMTQYPLTVFPREVVRTLTFVIPVAFTNWYSCLHLLDRPDPFGMPGWFALAPLPVGILMLAVAGLAWRTGLRSYTSTGS, from the coding sequence GTGGCTGAGCTGTCCCGGACGGTGCGCGAGGCGCCCGAGCTCTACGGCCGCATCGCCTGGATGTGGGTCCGCTCCTCGCTGGCCTATCCCCTGTCGTTCTGGCTGATGACGCTGGGCAGCGCGCTCATCACCTTCCTCGACTTCGTCGCGCTGTGGCTGATGTTCTCGACCGTCGACGCGCTCGGGGGGTTCGAGCTGTGGGAGATCGCCCTCCTCTACGGAGCCAGCGGCATCGGGATCGGCGTCGCCGACCTGCTGATCGGCAGCGTCGAGCAGATCGGCGACCACGTCCGTACCGGCACGCTCGACACCATGCTGACGCGACCGGTGCCGGTGCTCGTGCAGGTCTGTGCCGACCGCTTCGCGCTGCGCCGGCTCGGCCGGATCACGCAGGCCGTTGCCGTCTTCGCGTGGGGCGCCTGGTCGGTCGACTGGTCCGCGGACAAGGTCGTCGTGGCGATGGGGATGGTGCTGGGCGCGTGCGCCATCTTCTTCTCGCTGTTCGTGACCATGTCGTGCGTGCAGTTCTGGACCCACGACGCGAGCGAGTTCGCCAACGCCTTCACCTACGGCGGCAACACCATGACCCAGTACCCGCTCACCGTCTTCCCGCGGGAGGTGGTCAGGACGCTGACCTTCGTGATCCCGGTGGCGTTCACCAACTGGTACTCCTGCCTCCACCTGCTCGACCGCCCCGACCCCTTCGGCATGCCCGGGTGGTTCGCGCTGGCACCGCTGCCGGTGGGGATCCTGATGCTGGCCGTCGCGGGCCTGGCGTGGCGGACCGGGCTGCGTTCCTACACCTCCACCGGGAGCTGA
- a CDS encoding ABC transporter permease: MLYVAVATRAFRRYATYRAATLAGIFTNSVFGVIYSYVYLALWTARPGAGGYDAVDAVTYVWLGQALLMTVALWGGGSTDDLAARIRTGDVAIDLYRPVGLVGWYLAADLGRAAYHLLTRGLAPTVVGFVLFDIRLPDLAGAALFAVSIVLAVVTSFGFRFLVACSAFWLLDQSGVQLMSGVLAIFFSGLALPLVIFPEPLRSIALVLPWASYLQTPADVWLGTLDGTGLLAALGLQVAWAVVLLGCCRAVVGAATRRVVVQGG, from the coding sequence ATGCTCTACGTCGCCGTCGCGACGCGTGCGTTCCGCCGCTACGCGACCTACCGGGCCGCGACCCTCGCGGGGATCTTCACCAACAGCGTCTTCGGCGTCATCTACAGCTACGTCTACCTCGCGCTGTGGACCGCGCGTCCGGGCGCCGGAGGGTACGACGCCGTCGACGCGGTCACGTACGTGTGGCTGGGCCAGGCGCTGCTCATGACCGTGGCCCTGTGGGGCGGCGGCTCCACCGACGACCTGGCCGCCCGGATCCGCACCGGCGACGTCGCGATCGACCTCTACCGACCGGTGGGCCTGGTCGGGTGGTACCTCGCCGCCGACCTCGGCCGGGCGGCGTACCACCTGCTGACCCGGGGGCTGGCGCCGACAGTGGTCGGCTTCGTCCTCTTCGACATCCGGCTCCCCGACCTCGCGGGCGCCGCACTGTTCGCCGTCAGCATCGTTCTCGCCGTGGTCACCAGCTTCGGCTTCCGCTTCCTGGTCGCGTGCTCGGCGTTCTGGCTGCTCGACCAGTCCGGCGTGCAGCTGATGTCCGGCGTGCTCGCGATCTTCTTCAGCGGCCTGGCGCTCCCGCTCGTGATCTTCCCGGAGCCGCTGCGCTCGATCGCGCTGGTGCTGCCGTGGGCCTCCTACCTGCAGACGCCGGCCGACGTCTGGCTCGGCACGCTCGACGGAACCGGGCTCCTGGCCGCGCTGGGTCTGCAGGTCGCGTGGGCGGTGGTGCTCCTCGGCTGCTGCCGGGCGGTCGTCGGCGCCGCGACGCGCAGGGTGGTGGTGCAGGGTGGCTGA
- a CDS encoding CAP domain-containing protein, with translation MRPHARLLLATLLPVLLTAGTLALTAPAQAATWAPRLDRALDPDVNVDEFEDRILIRINKARARHGLAKVRVFQSCVDGYSERWSRHLRKIDTLVHRDLGRMLDGCNLNWVGETLVSGTSLTPAAAVRAWLDSPPHRAVILKPRARWAGIGVRVNGEGKVFAALNFGDRT, from the coding sequence ATGCGTCCTCACGCACGCCTTCTGCTGGCGACCCTGCTGCCCGTGCTGCTCACGGCCGGCACGCTCGCCCTCACCGCGCCCGCCCAGGCAGCGACCTGGGCACCGCGACTGGACCGCGCCCTCGACCCGGACGTCAACGTCGACGAGTTCGAGGACCGCATCCTGATCCGGATCAACAAGGCCCGCGCCCGTCACGGGCTGGCCAAGGTCCGGGTGTTCCAGTCCTGCGTCGACGGCTACTCCGAGCGCTGGTCGCGGCACCTGCGCAAGATCGACACCCTGGTCCACCGCGACCTCGGCCGGATGCTCGACGGCTGCAACCTCAACTGGGTCGGCGAGACGCTCGTGAGCGGCACCAGCCTCACCCCGGCCGCCGCCGTGCGCGCCTGGCTGGACTCGCCCCCGCACCGGGCGGTCATCCTCAAGCCGCGAGCCCGCTGGGCCGGCATCGGCGTCCGCGTCAACGGCGAGGGCAAGGTGTTCGCCGCGCTCAACTTCGGGGACCGTACCTAG
- a CDS encoding class F sortase — protein sequence MESGEWMRRAVVRSWSTVVGVALVLAVSACQEEPAPSPLRTELTPAPPEVQEVVPGVGVQQRLERARPSPVLPAEAGAPLRVGVPSLGVDVPVVPITAPGGVLTPPADPQVLGWWSDGAAPGAATGSALVTGHTVSTGGGALDDLEQLQAGDRVWVDSPGGRIPYAVRTTEVLGKGELAERAEELFDQGVPGRLVLITCEDWNGSVYLSNVVTTASPVVRPGRMAS from the coding sequence GTGGAGTCGGGGGAATGGATGCGTCGAGCCGTCGTACGGTCGTGGTCGACGGTCGTGGGAGTTGCGCTCGTGCTGGCGGTGAGCGCCTGCCAGGAAGAGCCGGCGCCGTCGCCGCTCCGGACCGAGCTGACCCCGGCTCCACCCGAGGTGCAGGAGGTCGTTCCCGGCGTGGGAGTGCAGCAGCGCCTCGAGCGTGCGCGGCCCTCTCCGGTGCTGCCTGCCGAGGCGGGAGCGCCGCTGCGGGTCGGCGTGCCGTCCCTGGGCGTCGACGTCCCGGTCGTGCCGATCACCGCCCCCGGAGGGGTGCTCACGCCGCCGGCCGATCCGCAGGTCCTGGGCTGGTGGTCCGACGGCGCGGCACCCGGCGCCGCGACGGGCTCGGCGCTGGTCACCGGTCACACGGTCAGCACGGGTGGTGGCGCGCTCGACGACCTCGAGCAGCTGCAGGCCGGTGACCGGGTGTGGGTCGACTCCCCGGGTGGCCGCATCCCCTACGCCGTCCGCACGACGGAGGTGCTGGGCAAGGGTGAGCTCGCCGAGCGCGCCGAGGAGCTCTTCGACCAGGGCGTGCCGGGTCGGCTGGTGCTGATCACGTGCGAGGACTGGAACGGCTCGGTCTACCTCAGCAACGTGGTGACGACCGCGTCGCCGGTTGTCCGACCGGGCAGGATGGCGTCGTGA
- a CDS encoding class F sortase: MTDVDTATGRGRPRWWAVVAGVVLLAAGLVWWLAPGSGTVEDAVDPTAPAEESTSVVPGEELSEDDLPQAAPAPARAGSPTEVRIPALDVASPVVPIGAPGGVLTPPADPQTLGWWADGSRPGDPQGSALVTGHTVSTGGGALDDLEQLTAGDDVVVRAGNRSLTYAVRSTEVLGKGDLARRAEELFDQGVPGRLVLITCEDWNGSEYLSNVVVTAMPTGVRR, translated from the coding sequence GTGACCGACGTCGACACCGCGACCGGCCGCGGTCGTCCACGCTGGTGGGCCGTCGTGGCGGGCGTCGTGCTGCTGGCGGCCGGGCTCGTCTGGTGGCTGGCCCCAGGCTCCGGCACCGTGGAGGACGCCGTGGACCCGACCGCCCCGGCCGAGGAGTCGACGTCGGTGGTGCCGGGCGAGGAGCTGTCCGAGGACGACCTGCCGCAGGCAGCCCCGGCTCCGGCACGTGCCGGTTCACCGACCGAGGTGAGGATCCCAGCCCTCGACGTGGCCTCGCCGGTCGTGCCGATCGGGGCGCCGGGGGGTGTGCTCACGCCACCGGCGGACCCGCAGACCCTGGGCTGGTGGGCCGACGGCTCCCGGCCGGGCGACCCGCAGGGGTCCGCGCTGGTCACCGGCCACACCGTCAGCACCGGGGGCGGCGCGCTCGACGACCTCGAGCAGCTGACCGCGGGCGACGACGTCGTCGTACGCGCCGGGAACCGCTCGTTGACCTATGCCGTCCGCAGCACCGAGGTGCTGGGGAAGGGCGACCTGGCCAGACGGGCCGAGGAGCTGTTCGACCAGGGCGTGCCGGGTCGGCTGGTGCTGATCACGTGCGAGGACTGGAACGGCTCGGAGTACCTCAGCAACGTCGTGGTCACCGCGATGCCCACCGGCGTCCGGCGCTGA